A region from the Vicia villosa cultivar HV-30 ecotype Madison, WI linkage group LG3, Vvil1.0, whole genome shotgun sequence genome encodes:
- the LOC131660233 gene encoding transcription initiation factor IIF subunit beta-like, producing the protein MKEEKERIKMEEENGYAGSSGSTLETSKAERSVWLMKCPVAVAKSWQNHPPSQPLSKVVFSIDPLLPEDDPAHLQFTMEMSGTDSVNMAKAYSLNMFKDFVPMCIFSETSEGDKVSMEGKVEHKFDMKPRHENIDDYGKLCRERTKKSMIKNRQVQVIEDIRGVHMRPMPGMVGLVSTNFKDKKRTQPVKQTDTKRTRRDRGELEDIMFKLFERQPNWALKQLVQETDQPAQFLKEILNELCVYNKRGANQGTYELKPEYKKSVEETNAE; encoded by the exons ATGaaggaagagaaagagagaataaaGATGGAAGAAGAAAACGGTTACGCCGGAAGTAGCGGTTCAACTCTGGAGACTTCAAAGGCGGAGAGATCCGTGTGGTTGATGAAGTGTCCGGTGGCTGTTGCTAAGTCATGGCAGAATCATCCTCCTTCTCAACCGCTTTCTAAAGTCGTTTTCTCTATTGATCCGTTGCTTCCTGAAGACGATCCTGCTCATCTTCAG TTTACAATGGAGATGTCTGGCACTGATTCTGTGAATATGGCGAAAGCTTATTCTCTGAATATGTTTAAAGACTTCGTTCCTATGTGCATCTTCTCTGAGACAAGTGAAG GTGACAAGGTTTCAATGGAAGGGAAAGTAGAGCATAAGTTTGATATGAAACCACGCCATGAAAACATTGATGATTATGGAAAATTGTGCCGGGAGAGGACAAAGAAATCTATGATTAAAAATCGACAAGTACAG GTTATTGAGGATATTCGTGGAGTCCACATGAGGCCAATGCCTGGAATGGTTGGCTTAGTTTCAACCAATTTTAAG GATAAAAAGAGGACACAACCAGTCAAACAAACTGATACAAAGAGAACAAGAAGAGACCGGGGAGAGCTGGAGGATATTATGTTCAAACTATTTGAAAGACAGCCTAACTGGGCCTTGAAGCAACTTGTCCAAGAAACTGATCAACCCGCG CAATTCTTGAAAGAGATCTTGAATGAGCTGTGTGTATACAATAAAAGAGGTGCCAACCAAGGAACTTACGAGCTGAAGCCTGAATACAAGAAATCGGTTGAAGAAACAAATGCTGAATAA
- the LOC131660232 gene encoding protein MAIN-LIKE 1-like, translated as MSGNQPTRIRQGRESQTASARRERAAAQLASTQGRGQGRGRRVRVPVDVGEGTSGSGSRSRLAQASSSRQREEEEVATVTYHEPEGVPEVDPPAGEEDKQEDDYPGGPFDTSVLIHYHDHVARRIWEGEEREPLKMVNHAQKIFSLFKPIAEWFNDHVRGSGLCGLCMTGYTTISTGMQGAFVERWHKETSSFHLPVGEMTITLHDVQCLLHLPIRGPLLHHSRIQRVEAIEWMTLYLGMEHEVAHFECVTTSEPHVWFTTLSTYFEHHLDAAAEAEGEGDELFTQYHRGCALRCWYMHVVCAACFVDKSARYVDVTYLRYFMDLDTVHQWNWGAATLAYLYQKLNEASNWRTRQLVGSCTLLTSWIISYFSRIHGFHIDPAYVDAMPRAARSLSRGGTMRWDHTVCTWTARCTTTSPGGRSATTLRLSPLTALLYIQAGWHAGPTSWSGISLSGACVSSDSCSGYPGHPLRQLPTQ; from the exons atgtcaggcaaccaaccaacacgcatcagacaggggagagagtcccagactgcgtcggctagacgcgagcgggcggcggcgcagctggcgtcgacccagggacgggggcagggccggggacgccgtgtgcgagttcccgtggacgtgggagagggtacatctggttcaggatctaggagtcggctggctcaggcatcttcttcccgccagcgagaggaggaggaggtggcgacagtgacttaccacgagccggagggggtaccggaagttgaccctccagccggggaggaggataaGCAGGAGGACgactatccgggagggccctttgacacctctgtgctgattcactaccacgatcacgtcgctcggcggatctgggagggagag gagcgagagccgttgaaaatggtgaaccacgctcaGAAGATAtttagtctgtttaaaccaatagctgagtggtttaatgaccatgtgcgaggttcagggctttgcgggctctgcatgacgggttacaccaccatcagcaccggcatgcagggggcatttgtggagcgctggcacaaggagacgtcctctttccacctgccggttggggagatgacgatcaccttgcacgacgtgcagtgtcttctccacctgcctattagggggccaCTGTTGCACCACtctcggatccagagggtcgaggccattgagtggatgacgctctatttgggcatggagcacgaggttgctcactttgagtgcgtcacgacatctgAGCCTCATGtctggttcaccacactgagcacttattttgagcaccacctggacgcggctgccgaggctgagggtgagggtgacgagctattcacacagtatcaccgcggctgcgctctccggtgctggtacatgcatgtggtatgcgctgcatgctttgtggataagagtgccaggtacgtcgacgtgacctacctccgctacttcatggacctggataccgttcaccagtggaactggggggcagctactctggcatacctctaccagaagctgaatgaggcctccaactggaggacgaggcagttggtcggatcctgcacactacttacg agctggatcatctcctacttctcccgcatccacggctttcacatcgatcctgcatatgtggacgccatgcccagggccgccagatcgctctccagagggggaacgatgcggtgggaccataccgtttgtacttggaccgcacgatgcacgacgacgtcacctggaggccgttcagcgactacgctcagattgtcccctttgacggcattgctctatattcaggctggttggcatgcgggaccgacatcatggtccggtatctccctgagcggtgcatgcgtcagttcggattcgtgcagcggatacccaggtcaccctttgaggcagctcccgacacagtga
- the LOC131654865 gene encoding V-type proton ATPase subunit a2-like — protein sequence MENEHYSSSTMDMLRSEPMQLAQLIIPIESAHRTISYLGDLGLFQFKDLNEDKSPFQRTYASQVKRCGEMTRTMRLFKEQMTKASISPSTLSTPADVDLEKLEVKLAELEADLLEINANNEKLQHAYNELIEYKLVLEKVGEFFPSAQNGAVVRQRELGVQPIVEGTIDSPLLIEQETTTYLVNQIKLGFICGLVNREKSIPFERILFRATRGNVFLRQAMVEDYIVDPLSGEKVHKNVFVIFYSGERIKSKITKICDAFGANRYPFSDDLGKQFQTMTEVSGKLAELKTTIDMGLLHRSNLLQTVGYEFEQWNLLLKKEKSIYHILNMLSINVTKKCLLAEGWCPLSATSQIQKVLLQATTDCSSQVGAIFQVLQTKELPPTYFCTNKFTASFQEIVDAYGIAKYQEANPGVYTIITFPFLFAVMFGDWGHGICLLLATLYFIINEKKFSSQKLGDILEMVFGGRYIILLMSLFSIYTGFIYNEFFSIPFELFGPTAYGCRDSSCRDATTIGLIKMRDTYPFGVDPKWHGTRSELPFLNSLKMKMSILLGVSQMNLGIILSYYNAKYFENNINIWHQFVPQMIFLNSLFGYLSLLIIVKWCTGSQADLYHVMIYMFLSPTDDLGENQLFTGQKFLQVILLLLALVAVPWMLLPKPFLLKKQHRERHKGQSYSLLFAGDDPLESQSDGVHRDNDDFDFSEIFVHQLIHTIEFVLGAVSNTASYLRLWALSLAHSELSSVFYDKVLLLALGYNNTIVLIVGIIVFISATVGVLLVMESLSAFLHALRLHWVEFQNKFYEGDGYKFLPFAFATLGDEDGL from the exons ATGGAAAATGAACATTATTCTTCTTCCACAATGGATATGCTACGTTCTGAGCCTATGCAACTTGCTCAATTGATCATTCCAATTGAATCAGCTCATCGAACCATCTCGTACCTTGGCGATCTTGGTCTTTTTCAATTCAAAGAT CTTAATGAAGATAAAAGCCCGTTCCAACGAACTTATGCTTCTCAG GTTAAAAGATGCGGAGAAATGACGCGTACAATGCGATTATTTAAGGAACAAATGACAAAGGCCAGTATATCTCCCTCAACTCTATCAACACCAGCTGATGTGGATCTAGAAAAATTAGAG GTTAAACTGGCGGAACTTGAAGCCGATCTACTTGAGATTAATGCAAATAATGAAAAGTTGCAACATGCTTATAATGAGCTTATAGAGTATAAGCTTGTTCTAGAGAAG GTTGGAGAGTTTTTTCCTTCCGCGCAAAATGGCGCTGTAGTTCGCCAAAGAGAACTTGGAGTTCAACCAATTGTCGAAGGGACTATTGACAGTCCATTATTAATTGAACAA gAGACAACAACATATCTGGTAAATCAGATTAAACTCGGGTTTATATGTGGTCTTGTTAATAGGGAAAAATCAATTCCGTTTGAACGAATTTTATTTCGTGCTACTAGAGGAAATGTGTTTCTGAGACAAGCTATGGTTGAAGATTATATTGTGGATCCTTTGTCAGGAGAGAAG GTTCATAAAAATGTGTTTGTTATATTCTATTCTGGAGAGAGAATAAAAAGTAAAATTACCAAAATTTGTGATGCTTTTGGAGCAAATCGTTATCCTTTTTCGGATGATTTGGGTAAACAATTTCAAACGATGACAGAG GTGTCAGGAAAACTTGCAGAATTAAAGACAACTATAGATATGGGTTTACTTCATCGGAGCAATTTGTTGCAGACAGTTGGATATGAATTTGAGCAATGGAACCTTTTG TTGAAGAAGGAAAAATCCATATATCACATTCTAAATATGCTAAGCATTAATGTGACAAAGAAATGTCTCCTTGCAGAAGGATGGTGTCCTCTTTCTGCAACAAGTCAG ATTCAGAAAGTATTGTTGCAGGCAACTACAGACTGTAGCTCTCAAGTTGGGGCAATATTTCAAGTTTTACAAACAAAGGAGTTACCTCCCACATATTTTTGCACAAATAAATTTACTGCTTCTTTTCAAGAAATTGTAGATGCATATGG AATTGCCAAATATCAAGAAGCAAATCCCGGTGTATACACGATCATTACATTTCCGTTCCTTTTTGCTGTAATGTTTGGCGATTGGGGTCATGGCATATGCTTACTACTAGCAACATTGTATTTCATAATAAATGAGAAAAAGTTTTCTTCTCAG AAACTTGGAGACATATTAGAAATGGTTTTTGGTGGAAGATATATTATTTTGTTGATGTCTCTCTTCTCAATTTACACCGGATTTATATACAATGAGTTCTTCTCTATTCCTTTTGAACTATTCGGACCAACGGCCTATGGATGTCGCGATTCTTCATGCAG GGATGCTACTACAATAGGTTTGATAAAAATGCGTGACACATATCCATTTGGTGTGGATCCTAAATGGCATGGCACTCGTAGCGAACTTCCATTTCTTAACTCTTTGAAAATGAAGATGTCAATTCTACTCGGAGTATCTCAGATGAATCTCGGAATCATATTGAGTTACTATAatgcaaaatattttgaaaacaatatAAACATATG GCACCAATTTGTTCCGCAGATGATATTCTTGAATAGCCTATTTGGATACCTTTCACTCCTCATAATTGTAAAATGGTGCACTGGATCACAGGCTGACCTCTATCATGTCATGATATACATGTTCCTAAGTCCAACAGATGATTTGGGTGAAAACCAACTCTTTACAGGACAAAAGTTTCTTCAA GTTATATTACTACTTTTGGCACTTGTTGCTGTACCATGGATGTTATTGCCAAAGCCTTTTCTCCTAAAGAAACAACATAGAGAA AGGCATAAAGGTCAATCTTACTCTCTGCTCTTTGCCGGGGATGATCCTCTTGAATCACAGTCAGATGGTGTTCATCGTGACAATGATGATTTTGATTTCAGTGAGATTTTTGTGCACCAACTTATACATACAATAGAATTTGTTCTTGGAGCTGTGTCCAATACTGCTTCATATCTTCGGTTATGGGCCCTCAG TCTAGCTCATTCCGAGTTGTCAAGCGTTTTCTATGACAAAGTTTTACTTCTGGCTCTCGG GTATAACAATACGATTGTGCTCATTGTTGGCATTATCGTTTTTATAAGTGCGACAGTTGGAGTCTTGTTGGTAATGGAAAGTTTAAGTGCTTTCTTGCATGCTTTAAGACTTCATTGGGTAGAGTTCCAGAACAAATTTTATGAAGGAGATGGTTACAAGTTCTTACCATTTGCATTTGCAACCCTTGGCGATGAGGATGGGCTGTAG